A genomic stretch from Microtus pennsylvanicus isolate mMicPen1 chromosome 11, mMicPen1.hap1, whole genome shotgun sequence includes:
- the Nufip2 gene encoding FMR1-interacting protein NUFIP2, producing MEEKPGQPQPQHHHSHHHPHHHPQQQQQSQSHHHHHYYFYNHSHNHHHHHHHQQPHQYLQHGAEGSPKAQPKPLKHEQKHTLQQHQETPKKKTGYGEINGNAGEREISLKSLSSDEATNPISRVVNGNQQVVDNSLKQTVKTSTFGKTGIKTKNFIQKNSMDKKNGKSYENKSGENQAVDKTDTVAIPNGVITNNSGYITNGYMGKGADNDGSGSESGYTTPKKRKARRNSAKGCENLNLVQDKIMQETSVPALKQGLESLKPDYSEQKGTRADGSKPIWKYETGPGGTSRGKPAVSDILRKSSDIKPGLSSKKFDDRPKGKHASASASKEDSWTLFKPPPVFPVDNSSAKIVPKISYASKVKENLNKTVQNSSVSPSSSSSSSLSTGETQTQPSSRLSQVPMSALKSVTSANFSNGPVLAGTDGNVYPSGGQPLLTTAANTLTPISTGTDSVLQDMSLTSAAVEQIKSSLFIYPSNMQTVLLSTAQVDLPSQTDQQNLGDIFQNQWGLSFINEPSAGPETVIGKSSDHKVMEVTFQGEYPATLVSQGAEIIPSGTEHPVFPKAYELEKRTSPQVLGNILKPGTAESGALSLEPSHIGDLQKADTNSQGALVFLSKDYEIENQNPLASPTNTLLGSAKEQRYQRGLERNDSWGSFDLRAAIVYHTKEMESIWNLQKQDPKRIITYNEAMDSPDQ from the exons ATGGAGGAGAAGCCCGGCCAGCCACAGCCTCAGCACcatcacagccaccaccatcCGCACCATcacccccagcagcagcagcagtcgcagtcgcaccaccaccaccattactaTTTCTACAACCACagccacaaccaccaccaccaccaccatcaccagcagCCTCACCAGTACCTGCAGCATGGAGCCGAGGGCAGCCCTAAGGCCCAGCCCAAGCCGCTGAAACATGAGCAGAAACACACCCTCCAGCAGCACCAGGAAACGCCGAAGAAGAAAACAG gctATGGTGAAATAAATGGTAATGctggagaaagagaaatatcTTTAAAGAGCCTCAGTTCTGATGAAGCTACTAACCCTATTTCTAGGGTCGTCAATGGCAACCAGCAAGTTGTAGACAATAGCCTGAAGCAGACTGTAAAGACCAGCACCTTTGGAAAAACAGGAATTAAAACCaagaattttattcagaaaaacaGTATGGACAAAAAGAATGGGAAGTCTTACGAAAATAAATCTGGAGAGAACCAGGCGGTAGACAAGACCGACACTGTAGCAATTCCAAATGGTGTTATAACAAATAATTCAGGCTATATTACTAATGGTTATATGGGCAAAGGAGCAGATAATGATGGTAGTGGATCTGAGAGTGGATATACAACTCCTAAAAAAAGGAAAGCTAGGCGCAATAGTGCCAAGGGTTGTGAAAACCTTAATTTAGTGCAGGACAAAATAATGCAAGAGACTAGTGTCCCAGCATTAAAACAGGGACTTGAAAGTTTAAAGCCTGACTATAGTGAACAAAAGGGAACTCGGGCAGATGGTTCGAAGCCTATTTGGAAGTATGAAACTGGACCTGGAGGAACAAGTCGTGGAAAACCTGCTGTGAGTGACATACTTCGTAAAAGCTCAGATATTAAACCTGGTTTGAGCAGCAAAAAGTTTGATGATCGGCCTAAAGGAAAACATgcctcagcttctgcctccaaagaggACTCCTGGACTTTGTTTAAACCACCCCCAGTTTTTCCAGTGGATAATAGCAGTGCTAAAATAGTTCCTAAAATAAGTTATGCAAGCAAAGTTAAGGAGAACCTCAACAAAACTGTACAGAACTCTTCTGTGTCACCATCCTCATCTTCATCGTCTTCATTATCTACTGGGGAAACTCAGACTCAACCTTCAAGTCGATTATCCCAGGTCCCCATGTCAGCTCTGAAATCTGTTACTTCTGCCAACTTTTCTAATGGGCCTGTTTTAGCAGGAACTGATGGAAATGTGTATCCATCAGGGGGTCAGCCACTGCTAACTACTGCTGCTAATACTTTAACACCCATCTCTACTGGGACTGATTCAGTTCTTCAGGACATGAGTCTGACATCAGCAGCTGTTGAACAAATTAAGTCTAGCCTTTTTATCTACCCTTCAAATATGCAAACGGTGCTGTTAAGCACTGCACAAGTAGATCTGCCCTCTCAGACAGATCAGCAAAATCTGGGGGATATCTTCCAGAATCAATGGGGTTTATCATTTATAAATGAACCCAGTGCTGGCCCAGAGACTGTTATTGGAAAGTCATCAGATCATAAAGTAATGGAAGTGACATTTCAAGGAGAATATCCTGCCACTTTGGTTTCACAGGGTGCTGAAATAATTCCCTCAGGAACTGAGCATCCTGTGTTCCCCAAGGCTTATGAGCTGGAAAAACGGACTAGTCCTCAAGTTCTGGGTAACATTCTAAAACCTGGGACTGCTGAGAGTGGAGCCTTATCCTTGGAACCCAGTCATATAGGTGACCTGCAAAAAGCAGACACCAATAGTCAAGGTGCTTTAGTGTTTCTCTCAAAGGACTACGAAATAGAAAATCAAAATCCTCTGGCCTCTCCTACGAACACTTTGTTAGGCTCCGCCAAAGAACAGAGATACCAGAGAGGCCTAGAAAGGAATGATAGCTGGGGTTCTTTTGACCTGAGGGCTGCTATTGTATATCACACTAAAg